The Periophthalmus magnuspinnatus isolate fPerMag1 chromosome 10, fPerMag1.2.pri, whole genome shotgun sequence genome segment ACACATCAACATACCTGCATTCATGATCTTGTGATTTGTGGTGATGCAAAGAAGTTCTCTGCAGATTTAAGTGGCCCAAAAtgctacaaataaaatgaaaggtaaataaaaaacacataactgTTCATTTCACAAACATatatgatttaaacatgtttagatCATACACAGCTTGTGTTGATAATAATTGTAATGCTGTTATATTTTTAGTTACACAAACATTGTACATGGCCAAGtaactttgtgttttggttctcaagattatccaatcagaaagtagaatgagcctcacatgatctctctctctttgggttgccagtttccattctgaaatccagttggcaTAACCCTCAGTGTTGTATGTGCTTTTAACTTTTCATCGATGGATAATTTTGAATACATTCATCCAAATGGCATGAAATTTGGTGAGGTGGGAGCTTTTTGGAAGATGTTTCCTTTTGTCTGGCCAACAGCCATATCAAAACATCCATATAACATGTTGATGAAACGGTCACGTTTGTACTATTACGCACACAAAATGTGCACAGTATTTGGACATGCAGGaacatttttttgttcattattatatttaactttCTTTGGACTCATTCTTTTCAGACACTTTTGTTCTAAATTTTGGTATAAAATATTTTGATAATctgtatgattttaactttatatGCCATTTCTTATCATAAAAGGACCAATTTTTCTattgataaaaacacaaatttatatatttttcccaTTTGAAAAATGCAGAGCAGAGAAGTTTTCTTGCAGCCTGGAGAATGTCAATAATTGGCATCAACATTATTTCAGTAGATAGTTCACTTTTATGTATTGTGAAATATTCACGTTTGTATCATTAAGCACATAAATAATGCAGTGCATTTATACATCCATGAAgttttttcattaattattATATTCTACTTCCTTTGGGTTCATTCTTTTCAGACACATCTGCtgtaaatgcaaaacagattATTTTGAGCTCTTTTATTGCAGTAATAGTTTTGGttcattgttattttttgtgtagtatcatgtttttgtcattgaGCGTGTAAAATGGACCTTTGAAAACCCATTCAAACGGCAGTTTTTGGTTTCTCTCCAATGGAAACATAATacgtgtatttttatatatgaaAGTTTGTAACTGAGCTTCTGACTGAAAACTGATCATATTTACTGCTCTCCACCagacaacacatttttgaacatgcCCAGGCTTTGGCAAACAAGCTAGATTTTCACCACTGAAATCCATTAtaatcacacagtgacatctaATGCAGCCAACTACTGGTCATTGATGTTTATTTCAATCTGGctgtttttggcattttttccTGCCCAAAATGATTCTTCAGTACAAactttgaaaaaacacagagaagttTCATACATTACCACAGGTCTGACCTGAAActtggtggcatcacctgcttgtctgcacagaaatagataagtttaataccatacccTGGAATATTCTAAGCAGAACAataccttcaccagaaaagttccgcagtgcaCCTTAAACAAAACCTATACTACCCTTATACAATTGCTTAGTCAGCATTTCCAAACTTGCCAGAGAAGTTGCCGCTGTCACCGTGCCTGTGTGAGTGTTTGAGTGATggtgacaggtgcagacaggtgcaggaTTAGACTTTCAGATGCCCCGTCATGAGGCAGCAGATCCGCAGTGCTTTGCATCCTCTCGCCGACGCTCCAATACTGATGACACGCGGAGTCAGGGAGCGAGGAAGAGACCTTAATCCGATCAGCAAACTCCAACCGTAAACAGGAGAAGCCATCCTAGAATGTAATGTGAGGAGGCAGCCTGCAGGGGGCCGGGATGTTTTAGGCATGAGCTGAGAGAGAACAGGCAACAGCAGGTCGTGTAAGGAGACTGCATCTGAGGCATGTTTGAGCTgcatttaaaggcacattatgtaacttttctggtgagtctctgccacctatttgtctctatggtgatgttatgatttgctttgaatgttctaAAGTGTGGAgctatctatcttgcatttattcaattacagttgtatctattgtgaaacaaaacaaaaaaaaaaaaaaaatgcattcctggtacgagtgagattatctctctgggtggaacaatccaggcaaagcaatagcatctccatggcgactcctccaaaaaagttacatacacatacacaaacattttatttttaaattttaagttCATTAATTTTTCCTACCATATTTTGGGCTGAATAATATAAAATCAATAATACTTGCTTTGGGTCAACATATGATAATCAAATGGAAAGTGATAGATTTTGTTAAAATCCACATTTCTCCTTTTTGAGTAGACCTAAcctaaaagttttgttttcattcatttactaCAAGGGAACTTGTCATTATTCATTGAAATCTGCGTTTGAATCAACATCAAAATGGGGTTTGAGCTGAAACTTAATACTccactgattattattattattgttggattttttaatagtgtttttgtttagtttttgtacATATAAAAGCACAACCACATGATATATGCCAGAATTATGTATTTCAAAGATTTAGGATTTTACAAAGTTACATTATACATACAAATAGTTGCAAATActtaaaacaagagaaaaaaaaaaagttcacagAATAATCCtaatcttcatcatcatccacTAAATTAAGATTCCCTACAAAAATCTTGAGAGGACCCCcataatttcatttttgtccagaTTAAGTTTAAAAAAGGGAATTCATAGTACCAGTTTTAATCCAATAACTTGCCTTGTAAAACTTTTGGGGACAGTTAATGACAAATCTACAATTAAAACCACATTTATTCTTCCATGTTCTCCTGATAAGACATTCTATTTAATCATATGAAAGTGCTCCAAATGAAACATATTATAAACACCGTGCATTGAGAGTCTCGTTATGTCTTGAGGCGGATGTGGAGATAACATTGGGGGTTTATGGATTCCCCCTGCAGTGGTATTGACAGCTCAGTCAATAAGGCAGCAGGCTAACCTTACTATTCACTTAACATTGACCAGAAGAGAGTTTCCAGGGCAACACGCTGGGAAGAGCACTGGACATCCCGATATACACGACCAACGTCACAATGTTACAGCTGATTCTGAGAGGAGTCAAACAAAAGGGCTCAATGGCTCAACATCTGCTACTTTCTAAAGATGTTATGAGTGAGTGATATTTTGTGAGTTAGAACTATACCtgggtgtgtgttttgtgtgttgtgtggaaAGAAACTTAAAAAGTAGCAGTACTCCTCTGTGTACAGTtgatacaccttcaccagatcTGCTCTGGTCATTCCAATACTCAATAACGAGGAGTATTATAAATTGCATAGACTAATACACGTCTCATTGTAGAAGCtgacatttttgtactttttcaatAGTTGGCAACCATGGTAACCTGGTTTTGTGATTacacatacactgcctggccaaaaaaaaaaaagtcatcatctggatttaactaagtaaataggtacaagcctcctccagttggtcaggtctaggttcagcaacagtctgtactcaaagaatgaggtcagctgacacctgaatatactgaatgaccggattattccatcaatggattttttcttccctaatGGCACgcgcatattccaagatgacaatgccaggatttatggggctcaaattgtgaaagagtggttcaggagcatgagacatcattttcacacatggattggccaccacagagtccagaccttaaccccattgagaatctttgggatgtgctggagaaggctttgtgcagcggtcggACTctaccagcatcaatgcaacatcttggtgaaaaattaattaaattaatgcaacactggatggaaataaatcttgtaacATTGCAGAAGTTtttcgaaacaatgccacagcgaatgctgtaatcaaagctaaaggcggtccaacgaaatattagagtgtgtgaccttcttttgtgggaactttttttttggccaggcagtgtatttcttATTGTTAACCATAAGACACAGATACTaatgcagtggttcttaaccttgttggaggtactgaaccccaccagtttcatatgcacattcaccgaacccttctttattgacaaataaaatataatttttttcaaattcaagacataagtatgttttactggtgcacaaaatgaaccgtgcattaacatcactgtgttcaaagaataaaaccaatacaatgcatgaactcacaacaaattacatgcataccttttcacaaagacatgaccttttttaataccaccacactgaaatgattaaaatttttaaccttatgtatttcaataatgaacttattgtatttatgctatttattatttttaacattttaacacacacccatcacctaatttccatcaggctagaataataatgaatatttactgcaaatcagtataacttctgctgttgcctttgagagaccagttcagaaatgcatggcttcaccttgacaagtgccactctcatgtcattttcacagcaaagtctgttccttttcttagtttttatgtcgttttgttttgatgcccttcgaacggctcatttaagttgggcgggtacttcgataagcacatcaaagggtgcatttgttgaattgggacatggccagcgtgtggagacgctcgcagtccgcgaatcatgaGTTGGGTgcatgtcttgacctccgccccctgagactgactcaccgaacccctagggttcgatcgaacccaggttaagaaccactgaactAGTACTAAATAGTGTCCTTCatgcagatatttttatttaagcacaacttttaaatgaatatacattttagttatgtaactgtacttttactttcacactTCATTGAACCTTAAAGCTCAATTAAGTCCATTCACATCTGTGAAGATCTATTAAATGGTCTTGTCGGCAATATGAATCCAATCTTTTACTTCacactgtctttgtgtccttgggcgagacacaACTAGAATTGACACAAAACGAATGAATATGAGGGGATTGAAAGGCTGAGGAAGCTGATGTTACGCCTGCTGCATTGATGAAGAAGTTGAGGAGTTTGGTTTGCGTGTCCGACTTCATAAAGGTAATTAACTGAAGGATTAATTATAATTAATAGCCCATATGTGAAGTCTGACACAGTATGGAAATTTTCTTTACACGTAATTGATGTAATGTGGTGGATACAACTCTACCTGCTATACCATGTCCACCATTTTTGCTAACCCTAATGATAATAACTGCACTTATATGATGTTAGAATGTTGCAAAATTACTATGTAGACctatacatttcacattttcaggtAGTGTCATCTGTCCTGTAAATTTGATGTGCTCGTTGATTTTTACTGGGAAATCCTTAATATAACTACTTATAATATCCTAATTAATTCTGAATAGTATGTCAGAATCATAAAAAAACTTAGCTGcttttgtcagtgaacaaaattatgACGATATTGCGCAACATAAAACCAACCAATTATACCCAATGAACAGGCATTAATGTAACTATTTCAAGACCAATTTATCCATTCAAAAATATCCATTTAAAAGTTgtctaatgtgttttgtttaaaagatGCACATTCTGATGATGTAATAAAGCTGTCATAATCACCATGACAACGGGTGATGACAAGCCGATCAAAGCATGTTCCCGCGCTTCACTTTAGAAACCCTCAGTCTACACTTGTCTCTTGTGAGAGTAAGCTGCAAAACTGTGCTGCTCGTGTGTTTTACTGATCAAATACCGAAATCATCCAAATCCTTCACGTTAAAACATCGTGTGATACAATGTCCGAGTATGTATGCGTTTTATGTATAGTTTCTGTTGAAATAGTTTATCATAGGTTttataaaagttcaaattaGGACGTAGTATGCATAACAGTTAAACACATAACTATCTTGTATACATTCAAATAAGATGTGAATGTAAAAATCGCTGTAATAATGGTTAGATTTAGTTGTCATTTGTAGAGGAAAACAgaatgtatataaatgtttaaggtgCTCACCATTTATACCCAAAATGGGTAAAACCACAAATATGATCTTGTATAAAGTTGAGGAAAAGTTAAGGCTACACTAAGTTAAGGTTACACTAAGGCCTACAAGAACCACTGACATACGTACACAAGTTTATGCATTAACCTAAATTGAACTGTAATGTGAAATAGTATTTTGGCATATTTGACTAATGATCTTTCCATATCTTCTATCTTCTTACAGTCTGTTCGAGATCACCTCATTGGAGGACGTGCCTAAATGGTACGGGACCACTGGACCACTCAGTTTTGACTTCCCGTCCGAAGAAGACCTGAAGAGGACCAGGATGCTGATGGAGGACCTAAAATCCCTCGACATCTTCCAATCGCACCTGGAGGTCGAACATCGCGAAAGAGTGGTGCGAAATATGGAGTCGCTATTCAAACAATGGCTGACTGAGACCTGCTTGGCgatgaatgttccagagtacgTCACGGAAAAGGTTGGCGGCCGAGTAGTCCCATTTGGATCCTACGCGTTGGGCGTCAACGCAAAGGGGGCAGACATTGACCTCCTCTGTGTGGGACCAGGCTTTGTCCAGAGATCCGATTTCTTTTCTTCCTTTGTGGAGAAACTGAAGACCCACAACGCGATCCAGATCATCCAAGTTATTGAGGATGCGTTTGTCCCAGTTATAAAGCTCACCTATGATGGAATAGACATTGACGTGGTGTATGCTAAAATTAACCGAAAAAGCATTAGCGACAAACTGGATCTGCTTAATATCGATCATCTGCAAGGAATGGACATCTGTTGTATGAGGAGTTTACAGGGCTACCGAGTTACACAGGAGATTGCTAGCTTGgtgccaaacatcttcactttcaGAATAGTGCTAGCCACCATAAAACACTGGGCAAAATCTCGGAACATCTATTCTAATAAGATGGGCTTTCTGGGTGGGGTTGCTTGGGGTATCTTAGTTGCCAGAGTATGCCAGCTGTACCCTTACGCGACCGCTGCAATTTTGGTGGATAAGTTTTTTAAGATCTTCTCCATGTGGCAGTGGAATTTCCCCATCTTACTGAAGAACCCTGAGCAGCACAACTTGAAATTTCCGGTGTGGAATCCCACAGTGAACGTGAGTGATCGGTTTCACCACATGCCGATTATCACGCCATCTTACCCGCACCAAAACTCCGCCTTCAATGTGTCTTCTTCCTCACTGAAGATCATTGTGGAGGAGCTCAAACGTGGACACACTATAATGGAGGAGATGAGTGACAGCAAACCGACCTGGAAAAAACTCTTTGAACCTGCGATATTTTTGCAGgattacaaacattttattgtgcTGCGTTCTAATGCGACTACGCAGAACCAGCATCAAGTATGGACTGGTTTTGTTGAGTCTAAAATTCGACACCTCGTTGGAATCCTAGACAAGAATTCCGCTATCTCTGTGGCTTGCCCAAATCTAGAGTCCTTCTCTGGAAAAGATGGTTTGAACACAACATGGCTGGTTGGAGTGAAATTCAACTCTACAGTCAAGAATGTGAACTTAAGCCATGATGTAGCGAGCTTTATCCAAAATGTGTACACTCAAGCTGGTAAGTTATGGGCCGAAGGGATGGAACTATCAGCAGCTTACGCCAACCAAGACACAGTAAAATTTGCACTGCCAGCTGAGGAGATCCATGAACCTGTGCAACCCTGCGTTAAAATAACAACTGAATTGTCTGCTGAAAGGAGGGAAGATACTTCGGATgaaagagagggtcagagcacCACCAAGCGTCCCCACACTCCGGAGTCCGATCCTGCGGCCAAGCGAGTCAAACAGGAGTCTTCTCCAGTTAAACAAACCATACCAGCCGTCACCAAAACCAAAAGGATTAAAAGGCCGAGGTTCAACAGGAGGACCTAAACATCTTCTGTATTcatcctttagttcagttgtttACCgttatgtctgtgtagaccctcagttgttcttcagttcagaactacagaagcggcttggatgagcactgaaacgtcttcactccttcaagatttgtccagttgacagatttaactttgttgtttgctagtTTACCGTTActtaataaaaattaataattaaaaacaataattattaaaaaataattattaaaaaataataaaaaaaacatttaaaaataaaaaatattcaaaaaaaaaagatcagtgttcttgttttttttttttttacttttactttacttcttagtattcttaaaatgtttcagttttcacctagaccagtggttcttaaccttgttggaggtactgaaccccaccagtttcatatgcacattcacgaacccttctttattgaaaaataagagacaagacatatgtatgttttactggtgcacaaaatgaaccgtgcattaacatcactgtgttcaaagaataaaaccaatacaatgcatgaactcacaacaaattacatacatagcttttcacaaagacatgaccttttttaatactaccacactgaaatgatttaaatttttaactttatgtattccaataatgaacttattgtatttatgctatttattatttttaacattttaacacacacccatcacctaatttccatcaggctagaataataatgaataattactgcaaatcagtataacttctgctgttgcctttgagagaccagttcagaaatgcatggcttcaccttgacaagtgccactctcatgtcattttcacagcaaagtctgttccttttctttgtttttatgtcgttttgttttgatgccgtttgaacggctcatttaagttgggcgggtacttcgataagcacatcaaagggtgcatttgttgaattgggacatgaCCAGCGtgtggagacgctcgcagtccatgaatcatatgagtcgagtgcgtgtcttgacctccgccgaacccctgagactgactcaccgaacccctagggttcgatcgaacccatgTTAAGAACCACTGTACTAATGTGTCCTATTTTTCTCCAAAGATATGCGTAATATTAGACTCTAGACTTGAAAATGTCTCTATTTAGTTATGAGGTATACTGTATATCTTAATTATATCTACTCATATCTAATGTCTTACTCCATAGTCCACTGTAGAATtattaagaaacaaaaacacagattgcataaaattgcacaaaattgcATAAGTCTTTAATTATCCCACAGTGACAAAATGTCAATGTTGCAACAAGAAAGTGAAAGAACAGcagcagcaaaataaaaaaaaaaaatgcagaggatttaaaaataaaaacatgtttaaaactaaatttaaaactaattaaaactaaaatgtctaaatgtacttattattattattattattattattattattattattattattattaataataataataataataataataataataataataataataataataataataataataacaacaacaacaacaacaatactaataataataataataataataataataataataataataataataataataataataataataacaacaacaacaacaacaataataataataataatatgagataaagaaaaaacaaaacagactaaacagagtaaaaagctgcaaaaatacTATGTACAATAAGTAAACATTACTGTGGTTTACTGTACACAGATCAGCATATGAACAACTACATATCAGAGAATCGAcatacattttgagtttttagaacacatttatttatattttatttaaagctaaCCCACCGCCCTTACACCCTTCCCCACCCTTTGAAATCACACTCCTTACACAGTTGGCTGACACAGGACCTCCATTCTTGTTGTCCAGCCCAAAGCACACAACCACCCTCACATTCTGTCCACTACTCTGAGCCAAAGGTCCAAGCGTGGCCTGACCTCCTCCGTCCAGCCAGACCTCCACAGTCCCCCCTCCCATCCCCTCCATAGTGCTGAGGCATCACCAGGTCCACCACACCCCTGACCCAGAGCTGTCCCCCATTATTGCGCGCGCAGTCGGAAAGCTTTTAGGGGCTCCGGTAACGCTGAAAGATGGATGGCGTAAAATGGGcacggaggagggagggaaggagggggaaggaggggggaGCAGGTGGTTAAGAAGAGAATGTGCTCCTTAATGGGTTGCCAGG includes the following:
- the LOC117377339 gene encoding poly(A) polymerase type 3-like — protein: MRQQIRSALHPLADAPILMTRGVRERGRDLNPISKLQPLFEITSLEDVPKWYGTTGPLSFDFPSEEDLKRTRMLMEDLKSLDIFQSHLEVEHRERVVRNMESLFKQWLTETCLAMNVPEYVTEKVGGRVVPFGSYALGVNAKGADIDLLCVGPGFVQRSDFFSSFVEKLKTHNAIQIIQVIEDAFVPVIKLTYDGIDIDVVYAKINRKSISDKLDLLNIDHLQGMDICCMRSLQGYRVTQEIASLVPNIFTFRIVLATIKHWAKSRNIYSNKMGFLGGVAWGILVARVCQLYPYATAAILVDKFFKIFSMWQWNFPILLKNPEQHNLKFPVWNPTVNVSDRFHHMPIITPSYPHQNSAFNVSSSSLKIIVEELKRGHTIMEEMSDSKPTWKKLFEPAIFLQDYKHFIVLRSNATTQNQHQVWTGFVESKIRHLVGILDKNSAISVACPNLESFSGKDGLNTTWLVGVKFNSTVKNVNLSHDVASFIQNVYTQAGKLWAEGMELSAAYANQDTVKFALPAEEIHEPVQPCVKITTELSAERREDTSDEREGQSTTKRPHTPESDPAAKRVKQESSPVKQTIPAVTKTKRIKRPRFNRRT